A segment of the Lycium ferocissimum isolate CSIRO_LF1 chromosome 5, AGI_CSIRO_Lferr_CH_V1, whole genome shotgun sequence genome:
GTAAAGCCTTCGCCTCCAAAACCAGGTAACTCCAAGGCAAGTGCCAGGACAAAGAAGAAACTAGAAAAGGCCTGCGAGAAAGTTTCAGATGACTTATCCGGACTTGCTGATATGCAAGCACCTAATAGTAAGATTCCAGGAACTATTCCCGAATCTCTAGTCCTACAGGTTTCAACACCTCAACCAGAAACTCTGGAGCATGCTATCCCAGCAACAAGTCCACCGGAGCTTGAGCATGATATTCTTACAAAtcttggacatgatttgaagtcATGTAGACGAGGTATAGATTTCAACTTGGAAAATGAGAATGATGTCATTTCCGTGGGAGCTACAGAAGTGATCAGGGATCATGTAACACATAGTTACAACAAATTCTTGACAAATCCATTGGATGGTGTTAATGAGCAGGCAGTTGATACAAATATCTCCATTGGCTTAGAAGATAATTTAGAGGCAGAATCAACTTTCCAGCCCAACCAAGGTAACCAAATTTCATTTGCatttgactctttttttttgttggaaatCTTTTAATTGTCAAAGAACTTTTTTGGAACTTATCCCGCTATTCAGAAAATTAACATTTGTACCATGTCTCTAGCAGAAAATGGAGCTAGTATCTACCAGGATGACCAGAGTGCCTGTCAGCATCATTTTCTGAAAGTTTATAAAAGAAGGAACAAAACTAAAACAGAGTTGATGCCTTTGGCAGGAAATGAAGCTGATATCTACCCAAACGATCGTGAAACAACCGGCCAAACTGGTTGTCGGGATCGTTTTTTGAAAGTTTATAAAAGGAGGACAAAAGGAAACATTGGTGTCGTGTCTTTGGCAGGTAATGAAGCTATCTATCTCCCTGAATGATCATAAATCCCGAGACAGATGGTTCTCAACTTGAGTTTCTAAAAGTTTATCGTAGGAGGACAAAAATAACATTTGTACCATCTCTTTTGTAGGAATTGAAGCTGATGTTTGTTCGAGGAATAATAGAAAGCTTAAACCGGAAGCTACAGTAATATGCAAGAAAAGGaggacaaaaagaagaaaagcacTTGTGTTTTTAAAGTTTTTGAATGTTGATGCAGATAAAGGCTGGAGAACATTGAAAACTCATATGAATTTCAAAGTGACTTCCAGTGCAAATAAGATGGGCAGAAGAAGAGGTGTAAAGAGAGCTACAGAGAAACGTATTAAAATTGGCAAGAGAGATAATTGGTTTACAATTTCCAAGAGGGTTACAAGGAGAAATTTTGGAATTGCCAATGGTGCTAAAAAGACATGTTTTTCAACTATGAATTCAGGGCagaaaggaaaattaaaatCACTTTTTGTTGGAGAAGTTCTAcctaataaaaatcaaattacAGTTGCAATGGCTAATCCAGAATTTTTTGAATGTGTGTTTAGTTTGTCGCCTATAGTGAAGTCTCGGAGGAAGAGATCTATCCGTCCTAAGAGGACCAAGTCTGCTTGCAGGGAAGAAAACACAGATCTAGAACCTTTAAGTCTTGCCTTGACTTTGTCTCCACTAGTCacgtccaaaagaaaaagatccAAGAATAGCAAGAGATCAACTGCTATTCTAGATTCCCTCTGCCTTAAGTCAGAAATAAGTGCAATCAATGAGATTGAATCTTTTATAGATAAGTTAGCTTGCAATGAAATTCTGGAGTGCTCGCAACATGAAGATGTGTGTTCTCAAACGGATAAATCAGCTTCCAATAAAATTCAAGAATGCCCACAACAACAAGATCCATGGCCTAGAACAGAGAGTAATCTACTTGAGACCgacatttttcctttttgcacTTATCATAATAATTGTACTATATAACCTTGAACACAATTTTGCAGGTTCACCAGACTTGGAATCCTTGGTTGCATCACTTATTCAGAGGTTAGAAAATATAAGAATTTGTGATAAGAAAACCTATAAGAGGAAAACAGCAACCAGTAAGAAAAGAACCAGTAAAAATGTTGGCCGGCTTGTCCCATGGAATCCTTTTGGTCCAATAAATATTTACAAGGGAAAGGACAAACCTTCGACACAAAAACTGCCCAGGGTTGATCTTGATACAGAGTCACTGCGAGTGTGGAAGCTACTCATAGAAAACGAAGGTGAAATTGATGAAGACCTGGATAAAGAGAAGGAAATATGGTGGGAGGAGcaaagaaaaatatttcaagGAAGGGCTGCCTCATTCATTGCCCGCATGCGTCTTGTCTTAGGTACACCTCAAACATTTTTGTCTTACAAGTAGTTCAATGCTTTAATTCTTATGCTCAAGGAATACTTCCAGGTGATAGGCGTTTTTCCGAATGGAAAGGGTCAGTGGTAGACTCTGTGGTTGGTGTTTACCTAACACAAAATGTATCAGATAATCTTTCAAGGTAAACTTCATTGTGTTACATGCCCATTTCTTTCTCATTTTGTAGAGGGTAAATAATCTTGTTGTACCCCACTATGCAGCAATGCCTTCATGCTTCTTGCTTCAGCATTCCCACCTCAAAATAAACAAGAAATGACTATTCCGCAAGGACAAGCTTTAATGATTACAGAGGGAATGCCAGATTCATTTGAAAGGGAAGTGTCTGCCGATGAGAAAGATCCTGAGTTGGCTGGTTTTTCTTGTAGTCAAATGTCCACATGTAGATCAAGCATAGATGAGTTATCTTCTGTAAATGATAGAAACACGTCAGAATGTTTGCCTACATCTTATACCCACTTACATCACGTTGGGGACTGCAAAACTGAGAGATTGCATGAAACTCAAGTGGAAGAAAATCTTAGAGCTGAGAGTACTTGTGGAAGTCAGGCTACGGTCACTTCTTGTAGCTCAGAAGTGATAAACTCTGCTAAGAGTGACGATTTAGGAAATGAAGCAGTCCATTTGCCCGAGAATATATCGAGAGAGAAAGATGAActcccaaaaaaagaaattgattgGGACGAGCTGAGGAAAACCTATTCTACTGGTAGATCTAGTGGTCTTACCGAAAGAAATCGGGATTCTGTTGACTGGGAAGCCATTAGACATGCAGATGTTGAAAAGATTGTTGAGCCAATCAAATCTCGAGGACAGGGTAATGTTCTTGCTGCAAAAATTAAGGTACAAGTTAGTGGTTTcattctctcattttatttataatgtGTCTGTACAACATTGGAGTAAGGCATAGCTGATTGATTGATCTATTTACATTGGTGCTCTCATAATCAATTGGGTGGTGATATGAACTTTGCAGAATTTTCTTAATCGATTGGTTGAAGATCATGGAAGCATTGACCTCGAGTGGTTAAGAGATGTCCCCACAGACAAAGCGAAGTAAGAACGTAAATTATTTAGTCAAAGTTATGGTCATTGTGATATTTAAAGCTAAGATGTCATGGAGCATTCTCTTATTACTCTGCTGCTGCTCAGAGAATACTTGTTGAGTATCGTTGGGCTTGGGCCGAAGAGCGTGGATTGCCTTCGACTTTTGACACTTCGGCATTGTGCCTTTCCTGTAAGTTTTCAGCATGGAGTGGTTGTCCACTTCTGTTTGGCCTTTGGAATCTCAACATTCtggttttttctaatttttttttttggttgaaaggtTGACATAAATGTTGCTCGGGTATCAGTACGTCTAGGATGGGTTCCTTTGCAACCATTACCTGATGGGATCCTGATGCATCTTCTGGAGAAGTATGTATTGAATAAATTCTATTTATTGTGTCTAAGTTTGACTTAATATATACTAAGAGttgattttcttttcaattaGGTACCCCCTAGAGAGTTCCATACAAAAGTACCTTTGGCCACGTCTATGCAACCTTGATCTGCTAACACTGTAAAGCATTTCCACTTTCTTTAGAGTTTTCTTGTTCAATAGATTTGCTTCATAGCTTTAATACTAAGTAACTGAAAAATTGTTCCGGAAATACTTCAACTCATTAAGTTGGTATGTGTGGCAGATATGAATTGCATTATCACATGATCACATTTGGAAAGGTCAGATGTAACTCAACAGTCAATGATTCCATAGATTGATCAGCTGTATTTATTTCTTCAGAGAGCAGCACTAACAGCAAGAATTTTCTTCAATATCACACAGGTTTTCTGTacaaagaaaaatccaaattgtAATGCGTGCCCACTGAGAGCCGAATGCAGGCACTTTGCTAGTGCATTTGCAAGGTTTGCATCAGATTACTGCTCAACTTTAAattgaaacaatttttttttgatgaaattgatATCTAAGACTTACAATAATCTGTATATTGTATGTAATATCTGACATATTAACAATTCCCGTAAGACACTTAATTTTTCAACAACGAATACTCCATATTCCAAGAAACCTTGACAAATACATCCTTGTGCCTCAGAATATTTTCAAATTTGCATTATGCAGTGCTAGGCTTTGCCTTCCAGGACCACAGCAGAAAGGAGTGGTCGCCGTTAAGCAGCCTGTTAGAGTTGATGAAGTCCCAAACATGTGTGTGCCGTCACCAAATTTGTCCCTTTCTGGCGAAAGCTTCTTGGAGTCCAGGTTCCAGACTCAAGAATGTGAGCCTATCATAGAAATGCCAGAATCTCCAGAGCACAGACCTATAGAATCACTGGAACGAGACATTGAAGACTTTCCTTGTGGGGTGGAGCATGAGCAGGAGATACCTACTATCCAACTTAACACTAACCATTTTCGAGAAAATATCTTGAACTTGATCAACAAGTCCAACGCTAAAGAGTTTCAAGAAAATGTGTTGAACTTTGTTAATGAGATCAGTACATTGCATAGAGATGAAGAAGTATCAAAAGCCTTGGTTCTTTTGGATCCAGAATCTGCTTCACGTCATGCTCGTAAACTGAAAAGTGAGAGTCGAACTAGGACTGAGCACACAGTGTAAGTAATAATACTTAATCCATCTTTTTGTGTATAGAAAATATCTTAAGTTACTAAATTATATGCTTATAACATGAGCAAATAGTATGTCCCGCTTGTATATTGAACACTTGCTTTGGTGTATGGTTAAGTTTTTGGCTTAGAGCATTTGACTGATTAATAAGGATGCCATGTTTGATGTTTTTACAACAAATTTCTCAGCAGAGAGCATATTGCTAAGTTATATAAAAGCTAACACTTCCTCGTTGTATTGCAGGTATGAGCTTCCAGATTATCATCCTCTTTTGAGTGGGGTAATTTCTTATACATCTTAATTTATCAAATATTCTTTGATGCAACTACATTCATAATGTTTATTACTTTGCAGTTTGAGAAACGGGAGCCTGATGACCCGTGCCCTTACCTTCTTGCCATCTGCCAAACAGGTAAAGAAGTAGATTTGTTATTTGTGGACGCTTAGTGTGAATGTTACTATGAAATTCCTCCCCTAATAATGCTTCTCGACAGACGTAGTTCGAACTGACTATAATTTGTAACTTTTAGaggaagaaataaaaaatcagaaaaaatttGGAAGAGATTCTAGCTCCAAGGAATTAGAACTTTATGGTGCAAAGATATGCTCGGGCAGTACAAGTTACTCCCAAAATGATCAGATAGTTTATGGAACTATTTTGGTAAGTACATCAtgaacatttcttttcgtaTTGTTTCCCAAGAGATTCTTCATTTGGATATGAGACATACAACCATGGTTTTACAGATACCATGTCGGACGGCAAACAGGGGAAGTTTTCCACTTAATGGGACATATTTTCAAGTTAACGAGGTAATCAGATCATGTGATTGTCTCCCCATAAACTCCTTTTTGGTGTTGGATGGTGACTAGTTCGTTGTTTTACAGTCAACtcacaaatttaattttcttttaaaccaGGTTTTTGCTGATCATGAGTCGAGCGAATGCCCAATTCGTGTTCCGCGGGTGTCAATATGGCATTTGAGACGAAAGACTTTATATTGTGGAACTACAGTTCACGCCATTGCTAAAGGTAGAAAATATATTGTTGCttgttatttttcacttttatatGATCATTTTTTATCAAGACTTGACGTTATAAATATTGATGTTACTTATTATATCAAACCAGGCATGTCAACGGAGGACATTCAGTATTGCTTTTGGAGAGGTATGGGACGTCTCTTCTATATATACAAAACTGAAAAAAAGATGTTGCTATTTTATGAGGTTTTATACCTTCatgtctttctcttttttttttttttttttttttttttttgagaatgtcTGTACCTTCATATTCTGAACTTGATATACTAAATAGAACTATTAAGAATGGTCTGGAGTCTGATGAAAAAATCGAAAGCCAGTCTTGGCTAAAACAGCTGCACAATATATAAGGTTCAACTATAAAGGAAATCTTTGAAGTATGTAATGAAATGACTAGGAGGTCTTGCTACAAACTGTTGGAATCGAAATAACCAGGTGTCATGTGGAAGCTCGTAAAGGAACCTTGAACGACGATAAGTCAGAAACAAAAGGAAATATATAAAAAACATAATGTTGTAACGTTGTTTGGTCAATTGACCTACATCCATATGAGAGAGATGAACAATATACTGAAATAAAAGACtacaaaaatatcaaaagaataaaTTCTCCCCCTAAACATGACTCTCCAAAACTAAAGGACTATATTGTGGATGCTGTAAAATGAGAAGGAAAGATCGGTCCAAATCTCTTTCCTCCGTGAAAAGGATTAACCAATTATGGTAAAAAAATTGCGCTTCCTTCCGGACAAAAGAAAATCCAAATAAggtaagaaaatcagggcaaaCCCTAACATGAACTAGGTGATGGAGAAATGTTGGAACAAAGTACAATATCATGTCTTTAGGTAAAAACTAATTAGGGGCCAAATATTATTACTCGAATGACCGTGAAAAGGCATTTTCATAGGCGTATTAGCCCAGTTCACCTTTAGCGTTGGATTTGATGATGGTTGAAAATGACGAGAAATATTTTCCTTGCTGAAGGAAAAAATTGTCTTATGTATTTTAACTTGATCTTTTTGCAGGGTATACATGTGTGAGAGGATATGACAGAAAGCGGAGGGCACCCAGACCCCTCCCTCGTCTATTCCATTCAggatataaaagtaaaatagggAATTCTGATGATCAGCATTTAGAGGGTGAGAAAATTGCTTGAGAGGTGATAAAAGCGTATACACATTTATCACTCATTTaacattattttcttgtgagAATCATGGTTGCGCATTGATGAAAAAGTCGTCATAGTTGCTCATATACTTCCTAGAATTGTTTCATTCTTTCGTTGTTTAGATTACACGGCAGGGTTTTCTTGTTGTAGTTCATGAACGAGAGCTACCGTGTCAAGTTGAAAGGACATAACTTATGCTAGATCCTGGGAAACCAAGAAATTTATTCTCTGtgaaatgaaggaaaatatCTGTTCTCATTTTGGATGCACTCAAATGGTGTATGACTtgaaaaaaatatcaacaaaaaaGATGGTGTTTGCCTTTGTTTAGTAGGAGTCGAACTTGCTGCAGTCAGCTCAATGTCATACACAAGTAACCTTTTCGCACTTTTTTCTCTGATAGTTTTATTTTACCTAAATTCATCCTTAAATTGCTTCATATTGGTCAACTGTTTCTCTACTGGTGGAGTCGTATATTGATTGTTTATTTAAGCAGGTCATAGATGCCTAAAACTGAGGGATTAGTAGCTGTGTGCAGTTAGTTCAAAATTGTTGATTGATATATTGCATTTCTATTTTCTCTAACACAACTTTGGTTTGATGGTAAGTTAGTGTTTAACTATGCTCCACACCATGGCCATGCGGCTGAGTGGTCCTGTTTTTTTGCTTTACTAGTTCATAACACCTTTAACTGGCAAGCTTATAACTTCCACAGTACTCCATATCATCCAAGTACAGTTCAatttgttctataataaatttGGTCAACGTGGAAACGTGAATTGTTGGAGTGACTGATGCTTGTCAATTTTCTATTCTTCGTAGACTATGATTAACATTACCCATCCTGAATGTGAATTACTATACCATCATCATGTCAAGAGTATAGTTGGATGCTTTCCATATTAGTATCGGAAGTTCAGAGAATTCTTTCTGCTCCCACCATTGTCTCTGTATAGTTAGCATGTTTCTGATTGTTTTGTAACATAGAGAGCCTAAGAACAAgtggaatttctttttttaatgtaaCTTGTATTCTAAACTCTTGAAGGATGTTATACTCAACTTTTGCGACTGCTGAGAGGATTTGAATTAGAATACCATTTTCATTATCCCTCTGCAAAAGGTTTGTACATACTGTCTGGTTTATTTAAGAGCACGAACTTGGGTTAAAACAGGGAGATAATTCTTCGGTCGTTCTTTTGTGCCAAGTGCACCAGTAGCCACTTTTGGTCCTGCTGTTTAAAATGTATTCGAGTGTTTGCAAAGTATTTCAAACATAGTCACAACTTAAAAAGAGCAACAAAGACTTGCTTCTTCGGTATTCAGGACATTCAGTTCTTGCAGTTCAACCTTCAGGGCACTGTTCAGATTTTCAATTCTTGCAGTTCGAAGTTTGAACTTCAGGCTTGTGTCGTAAAGTTTCAACTGTTCTTTTAAGTTATGTTGGCCATCTTCTAACTCTAATAGCTGCTTCCCTAGATTGGTTATTTGTCTGTGCATCATGGCAGACAGCTTTAGTTTTGTTACATGTGCAATAGGGTGTCTCCTTCTGTCACTTTTACTGTATACTTA
Coding sequences within it:
- the LOC132055280 gene encoding transcriptional activator DEMETER-like isoform X2, which encodes MEIDNAEQEELEKVVSFTPITPGKCVPARTEFSNVLLASCSGKLIEMELGNAMQEKLQKALSWAPITPDKCPARTKFNSIDAGLKKFLSISSSANSQKKDEEVSAVVGRKSEFLSRNLDGDSKSAWLAPSTPIKKGNPREKQSGSLDLNDRPHKKPRMRKHTPKIFDESKPKKTPKPKVKPSPPKPGNSKASARTKKKLEKACEKVSDDLSGLADMQAPNSKIPGTIPESLVLQVSTPQPETLEHAIPATSPPELEHDILTNLGHDLKSCRRGIDFNLENENDVISVGATEVIRDHVTHSYNKFLTNPLDGVNEQAVDTNISIGLEDNLEAESTFQPNQAENGASIYQDDQSACQHHFLKVYKRRNKTKTELMPLAGNEADIYPNDRETTGQTGCRDRFLKVYKRRTKGNIGVVSLAGIEADVCSRNNRKLKPEATVICKKRRTKRRKALVFLKFLNVDADKGWRTLKTHMNFKVTSSANKMGRRRGVKRATEKRIKIGKRDNWFTISKRVTRRNFGIANGAKKTCFSTMNSGQKGKLKSLFVGEVLPNKNQITVAMANPEFFECVFSLSPIVKSRRKRSIRPKRTKSACREENTDLEPLSLALTLSPLVTSKRKRSKNSKRSTAILDSLCLKSEISAINEIESFIDKLACNEILECSQHEDVCSQTDKSASNKIQECPQQQDPWPRTESSPDLESLVASLIQRLENIRICDKKTYKRKTATSKKRTSKNVGRLVPWNPFGPINIYKGKDKPSTQKLPRVDLDTESLRVWKLLIENEGEIDEDLDKEKEIWWEEQRKIFQGRAASFIARMRLVLGDRRFSEWKGSVVDSVVGVYLTQNVSDNLSSNAFMLLASAFPPQNKQEMTIPQGQALMITEGMPDSFEREVSADEKDPELAGFSCSQMSTCRSSIDELSSVNDRNTSECLPTSYTHLHHVGDCKTERLHETQVEENLRAESTCGSQATVTSCSSEVINSAKSDDLGNEAVHLPENISREKDELPKKEIDWDELRKTYSTGRSSGLTERNRDSVDWEAIRHADVEKIVEPIKSRGQGNVLAAKIKNFLNRLVEDHGSIDLEWLRDVPTDKAKEYLLSIVGLGPKSVDCLRLLTLRHCAFPVDINVARVSVRLGWVPLQPLPDGILMHLLEKYPLESSIQKYLWPRLCNLDLLTLYELHYHMITFGKVFCTKKNPNCNACPLRAECRHFASAFASARLCLPGPQQKGVVAVKQPVRVDEVPNMCVPSPNLSLSGESFLESRFQTQECEPIIEMPESPEHRPIESLERDIEDFPCGVEHEQEIPTIQLNTNHFRENILNLINKSNAKEFQENVLNFVNEISTLHRDEEVSKALVLLDPESASRHARKLKSESRTRTEHTVYELPDYHPLLSGFEKREPDDPCPYLLAICQTEEEIKNQKKFGRDSSSKELELYGAKICSGSTSYSQNDQIVYGTILIPCRTANRGSFPLNGTYFQVNEVFADHESSECPIRVPRVSIWHLRRKTLYCGTTVHAIAKGMSTEDIQYCFWRGYTCVRGYDRKRRAPRPLPRLFHSGYKSKIGNSDDQHLEGEKIA
- the LOC132055280 gene encoding transcriptional activator DEMETER-like isoform X3: MEIDNAEQEELEKVVSFTPITPGKCVPARTEFSNVLLASCSGKLIEMELGNAMQEKLQKALSWAPITPDKCPARTKFNSIDAGLKKFLSISSSANSQKKDEEVSAVVGRKSEFLSRNLDGDSKSAWLAPSTPIKKGNPREKQSGSLDLNDRPHKKPRMRKHTPKIFDESKPKKTPKPKVKPSPPKPGNSKASARTKKKLEKACEKVSDDLSGLADMQAPNSKIPGTIPESLVLQVSTPQPETLEHAIPATSPPELEHDILTNLGHDLKSCRRGIDFNLENENDVISVGATEVIRDHVTHSYNKFLTNPLDGVNEQAVDTNISIGLEDNLEAESTFQPNQAENGASIYQDDQSACQHHFLKVYKRRNKTKTELMPLAGNEADIYPNDRETTGQTGCRDRFLKVYKRRTKGNIGVVSLAGIEADVCSRNNRKLKPEATVICKKRRTKRRKALVFLKFLNVDADKGWRTLKTHMNFKVTSSANKMGRRRGVKRATEKRIKIGKRDNWFTISKRVTRRNFGIANGAKKTCFSTMNSGQKGKLKSLFVGEVLPNKNQITVAMANPEFFECVFSLSPIVKSRRKRSIRPKRTKSACREENTDLEPLSLALTLSPLVTSKRKRSKNSKRSTAILDSLCLKSEISAINEIESFIDKLACNEILECSQHEDVCSQTDKSASNKIQECPQQQDPWPRTESSPDLESLVASLIQRLENIRICDKKTYKRKTATSKKRTSKNVGRLVPWNPFGPINIYKGKDKPSTQKLPRVDLDTESLRVWKLLIENEGEIDEDLDKEKEIWWEEQRKIFQGRAASFIARMRLVLGDRRFSEWKGSVVDSVVGVYLTQNVSDNLSSNAFMLLASAFPPQNKQEMTIPQGQALMITEGMPDSFEREVSADEKDPELAGFSCSQMSTCRSSIDELSSVNDRNTSECLPTSYTHLHHVGDCKTERLHETQVEENLRAESTCGSQATVTSCSSEVINSAKSDDLGNEAVHLPENISREKDELPKKEIDWDELRKTYSTGRSSGLTERNRDSVDWEAIRHADVEKIVEPIKSRGQGNVLAAKIKNFLNRLVEDHGSIDLEWLRDVPTDKAKEYLLSIVGLGPKSVDCLRLLTLRHCAFPVDINVARVSVRLGWVPLQPLPDGILMHLLEKYPLESSIQKYLWPRLCNLDLLTLYELHYHMITFGKVFCTKKNPNCNACPLRAECRHFASAFASARLCLPGPQQKGVVAVKQPVRVDEVPNMCVPSPNLSLSGESFLESRFQTQECEPIIEMPESPEHRPIESLERDIEDFPCGVEHEQEIPTIQLNTNHFRENILNLINKSNAKEFQENVLNFVNEISTLHRDEEVSKALVLLDPESASRHARKLKSESRTRTEHTVYELPDYHPLLSGFEKREPDDPCPYLLAICQTEEEIKNQKKFGRDSSSKELELYGAKICSGSTSYSQNDQIVYGTILIPCRTANRGSFPLNGTYFQVNEVFADHESSECPIRVPRVSIWHLRRKTLYCGTTVHAIAKGMSTEDIQYCFWRGYTCVRGYDRKRRAPRPLPRLFHSGYKSKIGNSDDQHLEDYD
- the LOC132055280 gene encoding transcriptional activator DEMETER-like isoform X1 translates to MEIDNAEQEELEKVVSFTPITPGKCVPARTEFSNVLLASCSGKLIEMELGNAMQEKLQKALSWAPITPDKCPARTKFNSIDAGLKKFLSISSSANSQKKDEEVSAVVGRKSEFLSRNLDGDSKSAWLAPSTPIKKGNPREKQSGSLDLNDRPHKKPRMRKHTPKIFDESKPKKTPKPKVKPSPPKPGNSKASARTKKKLEKACEKVSDDLSGLADMQAPNSKIPGTIPESLVLQVSTPQPETLEHAIPATSPPELEHDILTNLGHDLKSCRRGIDFNLENENDVISVGATEVIRDHVTHSYNKFLTNPLDGVNEQAVDTNISIGLEDNLEAESTFQPNQENGASIYQDDQSACQHHFLKVYKRRNKTKTELMPLAGNEADIYPNDRETTGQTGCRDRFLKVYKRRTKGNIGVVSLAGIEADVCSRNNRKLKPEATVICKKRRTKRRKALVFLKFLNVDADKGWRTLKTHMNFKVTSSANKMGRRRGVKRATEKRIKIGKRDNWFTISKRVTRRNFGIANGAKKTCFSTMNSGQKGKLKSLFVGEVLPNKNQITVAMANPEFFECVFSLSPIVKSRRKRSIRPKRTKSACREENTDLEPLSLALTLSPLVTSKRKRSKNSKRSTAILDSLCLKSEISAINEIESFIDKLACNEILECSQHEDVCSQTDKSASNKIQECPQQQDPWPRTESSPDLESLVASLIQRLENIRICDKKTYKRKTATSKKRTSKNVGRLVPWNPFGPINIYKGKDKPSTQKLPRVDLDTESLRVWKLLIENEGEIDEDLDKEKEIWWEEQRKIFQGRAASFIARMRLVLGDRRFSEWKGSVVDSVVGVYLTQNVSDNLSSNAFMLLASAFPPQNKQEMTIPQGQALMITEGMPDSFEREVSADEKDPELAGFSCSQMSTCRSSIDELSSVNDRNTSECLPTSYTHLHHVGDCKTERLHETQVEENLRAESTCGSQATVTSCSSEVINSAKSDDLGNEAVHLPENISREKDELPKKEIDWDELRKTYSTGRSSGLTERNRDSVDWEAIRHADVEKIVEPIKSRGQGNVLAAKIKNFLNRLVEDHGSIDLEWLRDVPTDKAKEYLLSIVGLGPKSVDCLRLLTLRHCAFPVDINVARVSVRLGWVPLQPLPDGILMHLLEKYPLESSIQKYLWPRLCNLDLLTLYELHYHMITFGKVFCTKKNPNCNACPLRAECRHFASAFASARLCLPGPQQKGVVAVKQPVRVDEVPNMCVPSPNLSLSGESFLESRFQTQECEPIIEMPESPEHRPIESLERDIEDFPCGVEHEQEIPTIQLNTNHFRENILNLINKSNAKEFQENVLNFVNEISTLHRDEEVSKALVLLDPESASRHARKLKSESRTRTEHTVYELPDYHPLLSGFEKREPDDPCPYLLAICQTEEEIKNQKKFGRDSSSKELELYGAKICSGSTSYSQNDQIVYGTILIPCRTANRGSFPLNGTYFQVNEVFADHESSECPIRVPRVSIWHLRRKTLYCGTTVHAIAKGMSTEDIQYCFWRGYTCVRGYDRKRRAPRPLPRLFHSGYKSKIGNSDDQHLEVHERELPCQVERT